From Xanthomonas sp. 10-10:
TTCTTCGGTGAGTCCGACATGGCCAAGCGGCGGATGCGAGAACACCACGCTCGGCACGCCTTCGTAGTCCATGCGCGCATCCGCTTGATTGCCGAACAACCGGTCCATCAATTTACGCCCGGCCGCAATCGCCACCGGCGTCAGCCCGACCTTGCCGCCGACATCGCCGATGGCATGGATGTTGGGCACCGTGGTGGTCTGACCCTCATCCACCACCACCTCGCCCTTCTCGCCCACCGCCACACCCACGGCGTCCAGACCCAGACCTGCCGTGTTGCCGCGCCGGCCGATGGCGAAGAACACCTTGTCGAACACGTCGTTGCCCTGCTCGCGCGGGTGCGCCGGATGGCCATGCACGCGCAGCCCACCTCGAGCATCGCGCTCAAGGCCGGTGGTGGTGAAACCGAAATGCAGGCGCACGCCCAGGTGGCGCAGGTTGTCGGCCAACTGCTGCGTCAGTTCCGCATCGAAGCGTTCCAGCAACCGGTCGCCCTGTACATACAGATGCACACGACTGCCGAGCGCCTGCAGCAGGCCGGCGATTTCCACCGCGATATAGCCGCCGCCGATGATCGCCACGTGCGCAGGCGCATGACAGAGATTGAAGAAATCGTCGGAAACCTCGCCATGCTCGGCGCCTTCCACGTTGGGGCGCAACGGATGCGCACCGGTTGCGATCACAATGTGCTCGGCCGTCACCGCCACCCCATCGCCCCCCATGACGGTATGGCGGTCCTGCAGCACGCCGCGTTGCGGAATCAGCACCACGCCGTCTTCGTCGAGCCGACGCCGATAACTGGCGTGGATGTTGGCGATATAGCCCTGCCGATGGGTGACCAGCTCCTGCCACTGCAGCGCCGGCCGCGGCACGTCGAAACCGAGCGCGCTGGCGAGCTCGATCTTGCCGGCCAGATCGGCTGCCAACCACATCGCTTTTTTCGGCACGCAACCAAGATTGACGCAGGTGCCGCCCAACGCATCAGGCTCCATGATCGCCACGCGTGCGCCGTGCTTTGCCGCGCGAAATCCCGCCGCCAAACCACCGGAACCGCCGCCTAGAATCACCACGTCGTAGTCGTAACGTGCACTCATTCGTAGCGCTCCGCCCGGTAGGGATGCGGGTCCAGCGCAGGTGCGCGGCCCGTGATCAGGTCGGCCATCAGTTGTCCACTTGCAGTACTCATGCTGATTCCGAGCATGCCATGTCCGGCTGCGAGCCAGACGTGAGGACGGCCAGGTATTGCGCCCAGCACCGGCACATCGTCCCAGGTCATTGGCCGCCATCCATACCAACGCTCGATCACCGCCGGCCCGCGGGGCGCATGCAGATAGTCGGCCGCCGCGCGCTCCAGCGCTGCCAGGCGGGTGGGATTGAGCTGCGTGTCATGACCGGAAAATTCCATCGTGCTGCCGATCCGCAAACGATCACGCCAGGGCACCACGAACACCCAGCGATCCTTCAGCACCACCGGGCGACGCGGCATCAGGGGTGGCGCGCTGTAGGTGATCGAATAGCCCTTGCCGGCCTGCACCGGCAGGCGCAGGCCAAGCCGTGCCGCCAGCAACGGCGACCACGGCCCGGTGGCGATCACCACTTCGCGTGCGTACAGCGTGCCATGTGCGGTCCGCACGCAGACCGCCGAGGGCTCGGCAACCACAGCCTCCACGCGACAGTGCTCATCGAGTTGCGCACCTTGCGCGCGCAATATCCTGGCCAGCTCGGCGGTGTAGCGCTCCGGGCGCAGATGCGCGTCTCCCGGAAAGTGGATCGCGCCGGCAATCCCCTCGCGGAACGCCGGATCCTGCCGCGTGTAGTCGGCGCCTTCGATCACCTGTGCCTGGATTCCCCACTGCGCCAGCAGCGCGCATTCTTCCCGGTACTTCGCAAAGCGGCGCGCATCGCCGAACACATAGTCCAGCCCGTCGGTGCGGAACTCGCACTCCAATGCATAGCGCGCCACCCAGTCGTCCAGGCGCTGGCGCGCATCGTGCAGCAAGGCCGCACGCGCCTGTGCACTGGACTGCCAGTCACGCGCATTGCACCGCCGCGCAAACCGCAGCAGCCAGTGCCACAGCGCCGGGTCCAGACGCGGTGGGATGTACAGCGGCGCATCCGGCGTCAGCATCCATTTCAGCGCCTGCGCGATCATGCCCGGTGCCGCCAACGGCGGCGCATGGCTGGGCGTGATGGTGCCGCAGTTGCCATGCGAGGTGGCAGCGCCCAGCGCTCCGGCATCGAGAACACGCACCTGCCGGCCCGCCTCCAGCAATGCCAGCGCCGTGGCCAGCCCGATCGCGCCGGCGCCGATCACCACAACGTCCTCGCGCCCGCCGGCCATTGGGTGCTAGTGGCCGCGCGCGTTGCTGCGCCGCATCGGCGGAACCCGCAGATAGGTTGCGCTGCGCCACACCCACTCCACCGGCCCGAAGCGGAACCAGTGCAACCACGCCTGGCTTGCCACCACCTGCAGGGCAAACAGCCCCACCGAGAACGGCAGCTGCCACAGGCGCGGCAGCTGTTCGAAATAGCCCAGCCCGTAGCCGTAGAAGATCCAGGTGCACAGCAGCGACTGCAACAGATAGTTGCTCAATGCCATACGGCCGGCCGGCGCAAGCCAGGCCAGATGCGAGGCAAAGCGCACCACCCACGCGGCGTAGCCCAGGCTCATCAGCGGCCCGGCTACCAACGCCAGCGCGAACGCGCCGGACAGGCGCATGCTCAACCGCACCGGGTCCATCCAGGGCTCCACGGCATAACTCAGCAGCATCACGCCCAACCCAAGCGGCAAGGCGCCGTAGCGCAGCACCGGGAACAGCCGTGGGAAGCGCTCGGGCGCGGCAATCGCGCCACTGCGCACGAACCAGCTGCCCAGCAGAAACATGCCAAGCATGGCCGGGCCATTGATGCTCAGCCCGCTCATCGCTTCGCGCAGATCGTGCCAGCGCTGCGCAGTGGCCTGCAGGTAAGTACCGTGTCCAAGTGCAGCGCGCTGTGCCTGCACATTGGCCACGGCCTGCTGCGCAACATCGGCCATGGCCGATTTCCAGTCCACCGCCGATGCCGGAGCGGCCTGCATCATCGCACCGGCAACGCCGTACAACAGCACCAGGGCCGGCGCGCACAGGTACACCAGCGCGGCAAGCCACGGCAGCGTCACGGTCGGCGCATTGCGAGCGCCCAGCAGCAACACCGCCAGCAAGGCATAGGTCACCAGAACGTCGCCCGACCACAGCAGCACCGCATGCGCCAGACCGATGACCAGCAAGCCGGCCGTGCGCCGCAGATACATGCCGAAAAACCCGCGCCCGGCACGTTCGGCGCGCTGCGCCATCACCGCAAACCCCATGCCGAACAACATCGAAAACAGCGGGTAGAACTTGCCCTGCACAAAAATGTAGACCAGCGCATCGGCCACGCGATCGGCGCCGCGCCAGTGCGGCTCCACGCCGCTCAGCGCCAGATCCAGCGGACCGACAAAGGCCTCGATGTTCATCAGCAAGATGCCGAGCAACGCAAAGCCGCGCAGGACGTCCAAGACGACGATGCGCTCGGTCGCGGCAATGGGTAACAGCAGATCGCGTTGTGTCATCGCAGCTCAAGCAACCGGATGCGGCGTTGCGCACCGCAGAAAGCAGACGGCCCGCCGAGGAGCGGGCCGTCAGGAAGACAGCCATCGCGGGCTGCGGCCACTACCACGTTGGGCGTCACCACCAGCCGGCTGCAGGTGGCATGCAGACCTCAGCGTGCACCCGCAGTGCTGGCTGGCGGCTGGCCGGGCGTACCCAGCCAGCGGCCGCACAGCGGCATTGAGCGCCGCGCTTAGTGGTGATGACCGCCGTCGCCGTGCACGTGGCCGTGGTCGCGCTCTTCCTGCGTGGCTTCGCGCACTTCGACGATTTCCACGTCGAAGT
This genomic window contains:
- the gorA gene encoding glutathione-disulfide reductase → MSARYDYDVVILGGGSGGLAAGFRAAKHGARVAIMEPDALGGTCVNLGCVPKKAMWLAADLAGKIELASALGFDVPRPALQWQELVTHRQGYIANIHASYRRRLDEDGVVLIPQRGVLQDRHTVMGGDGVAVTAEHIVIATGAHPLRPNVEGAEHGEVSDDFFNLCHAPAHVAIIGGGYIAVEIAGLLQALGSRVHLYVQGDRLLERFDAELTQQLADNLRHLGVRLHFGFTTTGLERDARGGLRVHGHPAHPREQGNDVFDKVFFAIGRRGNTAGLGLDAVGVAVGEKGEVVVDEGQTTTVPNIHAIGDVGGKVGLTPVAIAAGRKLMDRLFGNQADARMDYEGVPSVVFSHPPLGHVGLTEEQARARYGGAVRVYRSNFRPMLHALADAPQRSLFKLVCVGDEERVVGVHLLGESADEMLQGFAVAVKMGATKRDFDETVAIHPTSSEEIVLMH
- a CDS encoding FAD-dependent oxidoreductase, which translates into the protein MAGGREDVVVIGAGAIGLATALALLEAGRQVRVLDAGALGAATSHGNCGTITPSHAPPLAAPGMIAQALKWMLTPDAPLYIPPRLDPALWHWLLRFARRCNARDWQSSAQARAALLHDARQRLDDWVARYALECEFRTDGLDYVFGDARRFAKYREECALLAQWGIQAQVIEGADYTRQDPAFREGIAGAIHFPGDAHLRPERYTAELARILRAQGAQLDEHCRVEAVVAEPSAVCVRTAHGTLYAREVVIATGPWSPLLAARLGLRLPVQAGKGYSITYSAPPLMPRRPVVLKDRWVFVVPWRDRLRIGSTMEFSGHDTQLNPTRLAALERAAADYLHAPRGPAVIERWYGWRPMTWDDVPVLGAIPGRPHVWLAAGHGMLGISMSTASGQLMADLITGRAPALDPHPYRAERYE
- a CDS encoding DUF418 domain-containing protein is translated as MTQRDLLLPIAATERIVVLDVLRGFALLGILLMNIEAFVGPLDLALSGVEPHWRGADRVADALVYIFVQGKFYPLFSMLFGMGFAVMAQRAERAGRGFFGMYLRRTAGLLVIGLAHAVLLWSGDVLVTYALLAVLLLGARNAPTVTLPWLAALVYLCAPALVLLYGVAGAMMQAAPASAVDWKSAMADVAQQAVANVQAQRAALGHGTYLQATAQRWHDLREAMSGLSINGPAMLGMFLLGSWFVRSGAIAAPERFPRLFPVLRYGALPLGLGVMLLSYAVEPWMDPVRLSMRLSGAFALALVAGPLMSLGYAAWVVRFASHLAWLAPAGRMALSNYLLQSLLCTWIFYGYGLGYFEQLPRLWQLPFSVGLFALQVVASQAWLHWFRFGPVEWVWRSATYLRVPPMRRSNARGH